A single genomic interval of Tursiops truncatus isolate mTurTru1 chromosome 16, mTurTru1.mat.Y, whole genome shotgun sequence harbors:
- the LCOR gene encoding ligand-dependent corepressor isoform X4 — translation MQRMIQQFAAEYTSKNSSTQDPSQPNSTKNQSLLKASPVTTSPTAATTQNPVLSKLLMADQDSPLDLTVRKSQSEPSEQDGVLDLSTKKSPCAGSTSLSHSPGCSSTQGNGENSAEAIAVDSNNQSKSPLEKFMVKLCTHHQKQFIRVLNDLYTESQPGTENLRPSDSGTMDASTCNAGCAQLGTKHKEKDAMCLNMKSSTSVELFVDSSGSHSPQHLTEQALKEPPPDTNSVDGRENTLTVVQKDSSELPTTKPNSMDSSTLGYLTTSNSSSVNFHHISKSLEGQTTGQEQDTDVKICKDGKDHVQSSALVENLIAVKVATENSEESNSCIVSQRNSFRALSEEAWDSGFMGNSPRTADKENALQCSSKTPLRQDLEASEQDSRPKQENHLHSLGRNKMGYHLQPSDKGQFDHSKDGWLAPSPMPPVHKASNGHSRTRMLSASIKTARKSKRASGLRINDYDNQCDVVYISQPITECHFENQRSVLSSRKTARKSTRGYFFNGDCCELPTVRTLARNLHSQEKASCSTLASEAVVTPKQTLIISSPQPTVAVQHPREDSPEEPSKEITSLKEGDRDASSEKESQEPEVFPVTNNTNPSSSSRSKETAASNPVWPLPAHLPEEDLPEGSSAVSAPTGSGISSPERDQPPVELLDTKEMSVPQDCPLLPSTESLSEGGSEDVVPRPCSPPETVSREESPLCSENQSPPVGLEPPTSLGKAEEDQSIGTEAETEDTQELDTDPLLKESSTLTNENPSEIEESEAPGGTGKFEGEDGDVKHPTEKEMCDQNIDSPEENLDKKKKGKKFPEASDRCLRSQLSDPSSADRCLRNQSSDSSSACAEIKVSKNPGAKRSKKEGYPGGAAPESFLTEGFHTKALEDTENPNVNENPSGKDAEQEGEGGGMITRQAFKNMLAKEVKGEEEGVFPSSDPLATVGQPLPGEKLEIYVQSKLGENSTQDPSESIPCTFPEQSKEKPGPIPAQETEEVVNDIDSADSPRKDDDSDVLSSTVGLSSSRSDDAAGPPKWVPRLTRLTSSTYNLRHAHSLDSLDTIKVTSEKEAAQGNTMPKENEASESGDPLDEDDVDTVADDQPKFVEWCAEEENQELIANFNAQYMKVQKGWIQLEKEAQPTPRARNKSDKLKEIWKSKKRSRKCRGSLEVQKFSPVQMLFMTNFKLSNVCKWFLETTETRSLVIVKKLNTRLPGDIPPVKHPLQKYSPSSLYPSSLQAERLKKHLKKFPGATPARNNWKTQKLWAKFREDPDQVEPEDDSDVSLSPNPEDSIEEVKEGRNSHPPTNSPTPASTRILRKYSNIRGKLRAQQRLIKNEKAESPFGPAVESKQSCKSVCINPLMSPKLALQVGADGFPVKPKSTDGMKGRKGKQTSEISPKAEVQNKRKRTEGGSTQDRKDKGAAMKASKEKHVDGSTRTPAAKKPAARDRVSQLPKKTTLKEKKGKIPKKSPGKSCPPSRKEKENTNKRPTQPSPSEMVTKPAKQKGAGESSSRPQKATNRKQSSGKTRARPSTKTPENSAAQRKRKLKAKLDSSHSKRRRMDTK, via the coding sequence TGAGAACTCAGCAGAGGCAATAGCAGTAGATTCTAACAATCAGTCGAAGTCCCCACTGGAGAAGTTTATGGTCAAACTGTGCACTCATCATCAGAAGCAGTTCATTCGTGTTCTGAACGATCTGTACACTGAATCTCAGCCAGGCACCGAGAACCTGCGACCTTCGGATTCTGGAACAATGGATGCCTCCACCTGCAATGCTGGCTGTGCCCAGCTCGGCACCAAACATAAGGAAAAGGATGCTATGTGTCTCAACATGAAGTCTTCTACTTCTGTAGAGTTGTTCGTAGACTCATCAGGCTCTCACAGCCCTCAACACTTGACAGAACAGGCCCTAAAGGAGCCTCCTCCCGACACAAACTCTGTAGATGGAAGAGAGAATACTTTGACTGTTGTCCAAAAAGATTCCTCTGAACTTCCAACCACTAAACCGAATTCAATGGATAGTTCCACTCTGGGATACCTCACTACATCTAATTCTTCCTCAGTAAACTTCCACCACATCTCTAAGAGCTTGGAGGGGCAAACCACTGGACAGGAGCAAGACACAGATGTGAAAATATGCAAGGATGGTAAAGACCATGTGCAGAGTTCAGCTTTAGTAGAAAATCTAATTGCAGTAAAAGTGGCGACTGAGAATAGTGAGGAGAGCAACAGCTGTATTGTTTCTCAAAGAAATTCATTCAGAGCTTTATCAGAAGAGGCTTGGGACTCAGGGTTTATGGGGAATTCACCTAGAACTGCTGACAAAGAGAATGCTTTACAGTGTAGCTCAAAAACACCTTTACGCCAGGACTTAGAGGCAAGTGAACAAGATTCAAGGCCAAAGCAAGAGAACCACCTTCACTcgttaggaagaaataaaatgggtTACCATTTACAGCCCAGTGATAAGGGCCAGTTTGATCATTCCAAAGACGGTTGGTTAGCCCCCAGCCCCATGCCGCCTGTACACAAAGCGTCTAATGGACATTCACGAACCAGGATGCTTTCCGCCTCCATCAAGACAGCGCGGAAAAGTAAAAGGGCGTCAGGGTTGAGGATAAACGATTATGATAACCAATGTGATGTCGTTTATATCAGCCAGCCAATCACAGAATGCCACTTTGAGAATCAACGATCGGTGTTATCTTCTCGGAAAACAGCCAGGAAGAGCACTCGAGGATACTTTTTCAATGGTGATTGCTGTGAGCTGCCAACTGTTCGCACGCTGGCCAGGAATTTACACTCCCAAGAAAAAGCCAGCTGCTCGACACTGGCCTCAGAGGCCGTGGTGACTCCCAAGCAGACCCTTATCATTTCATCACCTCAGCCTACAGTAGCTGTGCAGCATCCCAGAGAAGACAGCCCTGAAGAACCCAGTAAAGAAATAACCTCCCTcaaggaaggagacagagatgCATCGTCTGAAAAGGAATCTCAAGAGCCGGAGGTTTTCCCTGTGACAAATAACACAAACCCAAGCAGCTCCTCTAGATCAAAGGAGACAGCAGCCTCCAACCCAGTGTGGCCTCTCCCTGCTCACCTTCCTGAAGAGGATCTTCCAGAAGGCAGCTCCGCGGTCTCAGCTCCCACAGGAAGTGGGATATCTTCCCCTGAACGAGACCAACCGCCAGTTGAACTGCTAGATACAAAGGAGATGAGTGTACCCCAAGACTGTCCCCTGCTTCCCTCCACAGAGAGCCTTTCTGAGGGAGGCAGTGAAGATGTTGTTCCTAGGCCTTGTTCCCCTCCTGAAACAGTAAGTAGAGAGGAAAGTCCTCTGTGCTCAGAAAATCAAAGTCCCCCAGTGGGCTTGGAGCCTCCCACGAGTCTGGGAAAGGCTGAGGAAGACCAAAGCATCGGTACTGAGGCTGAGACCGAAGACACTCAGGAGTTAGATACTGACCCACTCTTGAAGGAAAGCAGCACTTTGACTAATGAAAACCCCAGTGAAattgaggaaagtgaggcaccaGGTGGGACAGGAAAATTCGAGGGAGAGGATGGTGATGTAAAACAtcctacagaaaaagaaatgtgtgatCAAAACATTGACTCACCTGAAGAGAATCTggacaagaagaaaaaaggtaaaaaattccCCGAGGCCTCTGACAGGTGCCTAAGAAGTCAACTTTCAGATCCTTCCTCTGCCGATAGGTGCCTAAGAAATCAAAGTTCAGATTCTTCCTCTGCTTGTGCTGAGATCAAGGTTTCTAAAAATCCTGGTGCAAAACGTTCTAAAAAAGAAGGGTATCCTGGTGGGGCAGCACCTGAGAGCTTCCTGACTGAAGGTTTCCATACAAAAGCTCTGGAGGACACTGAAAACCCAAATGTCAATGAAAACCCCTCTGGGAAAGATGCTGAGCAGGAGGGCGAAGGAGGTGGGATGATCACCAGGCAGGCTTTTAAAAACATGCTAGCAAAAGAAGTCAAGGGGGAAGAAGAAGGTGTTTTCCCCAGCAGTGACCCCTTAGCCACAGTTGGCCAGCCCCTGCCTGGAGAGAAACTGGAAATCTATGTTCAGTCTAAATTAGGTGAGAACAGTACTCAAGACCCCTCTGAAAGCATTCCTTGTACGTTCCCAGAACAATCAAAAGAGAAGCCAGGACCTATTCCTGCACAAGAGACAGAAGAGGTTGTAAATGATATAGATAGTGCGGACAGCCCGCGTAAAGATGACGACAGTGACGTGCTCTCTAGCACAGTTGGATTGTCAAGTAGTAGAAGTGATGACGCTGCTGGGCCCCCAAAATGGGTCCCAAGGCTTACAAGACTGACCTCCTCAACCTACAACCTAAGACATGCTCATTCTCTGGACTCCTTGGATACTATAAAAGTGACTTCCGAAAAGGAAGCAGCACAAGGAAACACAATGccaaaggaaaatgaagcttCAGAGAGTGGAGATCCCTTAGACGAGGATGATGTGGACACAGTGGCGGACGACCAGCCAAAGTTCGTAGAGTGGTGTGCCGAGGAGGAGAACCAAGAGCTCATCGCCAACTTCAACGCCCAGTACATGAAAGTTCAGAAGGGCTGGATCCAGCTGGAGAAGGAAGCCCAGCCAACACCAAGAGCAAGGAACAAGTCAGATAAGCTGAAGGAAATTTGGAAAAGCAAGAAAAGGTCACGGAAGTGTCGGGGTTCCCTGGAGGTTCAAAAGTTTTCTCCTGTTCAGATGCTGTTTATGACAAACTTTAAATTATCTAACGTTTGCAAGTGGTTCTTAGAGACAACTGAAACCCGGTCTCTGGTAATTGTGAAGAAGCTCAATACTCGTCTTCCAGGAGACATCCCACCTGTCAAGCATCCTCTTCAGAAGTACTCTCCTTCCAGCCTGTACCCCAGTTCACTGCAGGCTGAACGCTTGAAGAAACACTTGAAGAAATTTCCCGGAGCTACTCCTGCTAGGAACAATTGGAAAACACAGAAGCTCTGGGCTAAATTTCGAGAGGATCCTGACCAAGTGGAGCCAGAGGATGACAGTGACGTTAGCCTCAGCCCCAATCCTGAAGACAGCATAGAGGAGGTCAAGGAAGGTCGAAATAGCCATCCTCCCACAAACTCGCCTACCCCTGCCAGTACCCGGATCCTTAGAAAATACTCCAACATTCGAGGAAAGCTCAGAGCCCAGCAGCGTTTGATCAAGAACGAGAAAGCGGAAAGCCCATTTGGTCCGGCTGTGGAAAGTAAACAGAGCTGTAAGAGTGTCTGCATCAACCCTCTGATGTCCCCCAAGCTTGCCCTGCAAGTAGGTGCAGATGGGTTTCCTGTTAAGCCCAAGAGTACCGATGgaatgaagggaaggaaagggaagcagaCGTCTGAAATCTCGCCGAAAGCAGAAGTTCAGAATAAACGCAAGAGGACAGAAGGCGGCAGCACTCAGGACAGGAAGGACAAGGGAGCTGCGATGAAGGCCAGCAAAGAAAAGCACGTTGATGGATCCACCAGAACCCCCGCTGCCAAGAAGCCAGCTGCAAGGGACAGAGTCAGCCAACTGCCCAAAAAGACGactttgaaagagaagaaagggaagatcCCTAAAAAGTCACCTGGGAAGAGCTGCCCTCcctccaggaaagaaaaagagaatacaaaCAAAAGACCTACCCAGCCCTCCCCCTCGGAGATGGTGACAAAACCTGCAAAGCAAAAAGGGGCAGGTGAGTCCTCTTCAAGGCCACAGAAAGCCACAAATAGGAAGCAGAGCAGTGGAAAGACTCGGGCCAGACCCTCGACGAAAACCCCAGAGAACAGTGCAGCCCAGAGAAAGCGAAAGCTGAAGGCAAAGCTGGACTCTTCCCACAGCAAACGGAGGCGGATGGATACAAAGTGA
- the LCOR gene encoding ligand-dependent corepressor isoform X3, with the protein MKRSLTCFSTSPIPLSYSPWVSDPNIPLVAREIMQRMIQQFAAEYTSKNSSTQDPSQPNSTKNQSLLKASPVTTSPTAATTQNPVLSKLLMADQDSPLDLTVRKSQSEPSEQDGVLDLSTKKSPCAGSTSLSHSPGCSSTQGNGENSAEAIAVDSNNQSKSPLEKFMVKLCTHHQKQFIRVLNDLYTESQPGTENLRPSDSGTMDASTCNAGCAQLGTKHKEKDAMCLNMKSSTSVELFVDSSGSHSPQHLTEQALKEPPPDTNSVDGRENTLTVVQKDSSELPTTKPNSMDSSTLGYLTTSNSSSVNFHHISKSLEGQTTGQEQDTDVKICKDGKDHVQSSALVENLIAVKVATENSEESNSCIVSQRNSFRALSEEAWDSGFMGNSPRTADKENALQCSSKTPLRQDLEASEQDSRPKQENHLHSLGRNKMGYHLQPSDKGQFDHSKDGWLAPSPMPPVHKASNGHSRTRMLSASIKTARKSKRASGLRINDYDNQCDVVYISQPITECHFENQRSVLSSRKTARKSTRGYFFNGDCCELPTVRTLARNLHSQEKASCSTLASEAVVTPKQTLIISSPQPTVAVQHPREDSPEEPSKEITSLKEGDRDASSEKESQEPEVFPVTNNTNPSSSSRSKETAASNPVWPLPAHLPEEDLPEGSSAVSAPTGSGISSPERDQPPVELLDTKEMSVPQDCPLLPSTESLSEGGSEDVVPRPCSPPETVSREESPLCSENQSPPVGLEPPTSLGKAEEDQSIGTEAETEDTQELDTDPLLKESSTLTNENPSEIEESEAPGGTGKFEGEDGDVKHPTEKEMCDQNIDSPEENLDKKKKGKKFPEASDRCLRSQLSDPSSADRCLRNQSSDSSSACAEIKVSKNPGAKRSKKEGYPGGAAPESFLTEGFHTKALEDTENPNVNENPSGKDAEQEGEGGGMITRQAFKNMLAKEVKGEEEGVFPSSDPLATVGQPLPGEKLEIYVQSKLGENSTQDPSESIPCTFPEQSKEKPGPIPAQETEEVVNDIDSADSPRKDDDSDVLSSTVGLSSSRSDDAAGPPKWVPRLTRLTSSTYNLRHAHSLDSLDTIKVTSEKEAAQGNTMPKENEASESGDPLDEDDVDTVADDQPKFVEWCAEEENQELIANFNAQYMKVQKGWIQLEKEAQPTPRARNKSDKLKEIWKSKKRSRKCRGSLEVQKFSPVQMLFMTNFKLSNVCKWFLETTETRSLVIVKKLNTRLPGDIPPVKHPLQKYSPSSLYPSSLQAERLKKHLKKFPGATPARNNWKTQKLWAKFREDPDQVEPEDDSDVSLSPNPEDSIEEVKEGRNSHPPTNSPTPASTRILRKYSNIRGKLRAQQRLIKNEKAESPFGPAVESKQSCKSVCINPLMSPKLALQVGADGFPVKPKSTDGMKGRKGKQTSEISPKAEVQNKRKRTEGGSTQDRKDKGAAMKASKEKHVDGSTRTPAAKKPAARDRVSQLPKKTTLKEKKGKIPKKSPGKSCPPSRKEKENTNKRPTQPSPSEMVTKPAKQKGAGESSSRPQKATNRKQSSGKTRARPSTKTPENSAAQRKRKLKAKLDSSHSKRRRMDTK; encoded by the coding sequence TGAGAACTCAGCAGAGGCAATAGCAGTAGATTCTAACAATCAGTCGAAGTCCCCACTGGAGAAGTTTATGGTCAAACTGTGCACTCATCATCAGAAGCAGTTCATTCGTGTTCTGAACGATCTGTACACTGAATCTCAGCCAGGCACCGAGAACCTGCGACCTTCGGATTCTGGAACAATGGATGCCTCCACCTGCAATGCTGGCTGTGCCCAGCTCGGCACCAAACATAAGGAAAAGGATGCTATGTGTCTCAACATGAAGTCTTCTACTTCTGTAGAGTTGTTCGTAGACTCATCAGGCTCTCACAGCCCTCAACACTTGACAGAACAGGCCCTAAAGGAGCCTCCTCCCGACACAAACTCTGTAGATGGAAGAGAGAATACTTTGACTGTTGTCCAAAAAGATTCCTCTGAACTTCCAACCACTAAACCGAATTCAATGGATAGTTCCACTCTGGGATACCTCACTACATCTAATTCTTCCTCAGTAAACTTCCACCACATCTCTAAGAGCTTGGAGGGGCAAACCACTGGACAGGAGCAAGACACAGATGTGAAAATATGCAAGGATGGTAAAGACCATGTGCAGAGTTCAGCTTTAGTAGAAAATCTAATTGCAGTAAAAGTGGCGACTGAGAATAGTGAGGAGAGCAACAGCTGTATTGTTTCTCAAAGAAATTCATTCAGAGCTTTATCAGAAGAGGCTTGGGACTCAGGGTTTATGGGGAATTCACCTAGAACTGCTGACAAAGAGAATGCTTTACAGTGTAGCTCAAAAACACCTTTACGCCAGGACTTAGAGGCAAGTGAACAAGATTCAAGGCCAAAGCAAGAGAACCACCTTCACTcgttaggaagaaataaaatgggtTACCATTTACAGCCCAGTGATAAGGGCCAGTTTGATCATTCCAAAGACGGTTGGTTAGCCCCCAGCCCCATGCCGCCTGTACACAAAGCGTCTAATGGACATTCACGAACCAGGATGCTTTCCGCCTCCATCAAGACAGCGCGGAAAAGTAAAAGGGCGTCAGGGTTGAGGATAAACGATTATGATAACCAATGTGATGTCGTTTATATCAGCCAGCCAATCACAGAATGCCACTTTGAGAATCAACGATCGGTGTTATCTTCTCGGAAAACAGCCAGGAAGAGCACTCGAGGATACTTTTTCAATGGTGATTGCTGTGAGCTGCCAACTGTTCGCACGCTGGCCAGGAATTTACACTCCCAAGAAAAAGCCAGCTGCTCGACACTGGCCTCAGAGGCCGTGGTGACTCCCAAGCAGACCCTTATCATTTCATCACCTCAGCCTACAGTAGCTGTGCAGCATCCCAGAGAAGACAGCCCTGAAGAACCCAGTAAAGAAATAACCTCCCTcaaggaaggagacagagatgCATCGTCTGAAAAGGAATCTCAAGAGCCGGAGGTTTTCCCTGTGACAAATAACACAAACCCAAGCAGCTCCTCTAGATCAAAGGAGACAGCAGCCTCCAACCCAGTGTGGCCTCTCCCTGCTCACCTTCCTGAAGAGGATCTTCCAGAAGGCAGCTCCGCGGTCTCAGCTCCCACAGGAAGTGGGATATCTTCCCCTGAACGAGACCAACCGCCAGTTGAACTGCTAGATACAAAGGAGATGAGTGTACCCCAAGACTGTCCCCTGCTTCCCTCCACAGAGAGCCTTTCTGAGGGAGGCAGTGAAGATGTTGTTCCTAGGCCTTGTTCCCCTCCTGAAACAGTAAGTAGAGAGGAAAGTCCTCTGTGCTCAGAAAATCAAAGTCCCCCAGTGGGCTTGGAGCCTCCCACGAGTCTGGGAAAGGCTGAGGAAGACCAAAGCATCGGTACTGAGGCTGAGACCGAAGACACTCAGGAGTTAGATACTGACCCACTCTTGAAGGAAAGCAGCACTTTGACTAATGAAAACCCCAGTGAAattgaggaaagtgaggcaccaGGTGGGACAGGAAAATTCGAGGGAGAGGATGGTGATGTAAAACAtcctacagaaaaagaaatgtgtgatCAAAACATTGACTCACCTGAAGAGAATCTggacaagaagaaaaaaggtaaaaaattccCCGAGGCCTCTGACAGGTGCCTAAGAAGTCAACTTTCAGATCCTTCCTCTGCCGATAGGTGCCTAAGAAATCAAAGTTCAGATTCTTCCTCTGCTTGTGCTGAGATCAAGGTTTCTAAAAATCCTGGTGCAAAACGTTCTAAAAAAGAAGGGTATCCTGGTGGGGCAGCACCTGAGAGCTTCCTGACTGAAGGTTTCCATACAAAAGCTCTGGAGGACACTGAAAACCCAAATGTCAATGAAAACCCCTCTGGGAAAGATGCTGAGCAGGAGGGCGAAGGAGGTGGGATGATCACCAGGCAGGCTTTTAAAAACATGCTAGCAAAAGAAGTCAAGGGGGAAGAAGAAGGTGTTTTCCCCAGCAGTGACCCCTTAGCCACAGTTGGCCAGCCCCTGCCTGGAGAGAAACTGGAAATCTATGTTCAGTCTAAATTAGGTGAGAACAGTACTCAAGACCCCTCTGAAAGCATTCCTTGTACGTTCCCAGAACAATCAAAAGAGAAGCCAGGACCTATTCCTGCACAAGAGACAGAAGAGGTTGTAAATGATATAGATAGTGCGGACAGCCCGCGTAAAGATGACGACAGTGACGTGCTCTCTAGCACAGTTGGATTGTCAAGTAGTAGAAGTGATGACGCTGCTGGGCCCCCAAAATGGGTCCCAAGGCTTACAAGACTGACCTCCTCAACCTACAACCTAAGACATGCTCATTCTCTGGACTCCTTGGATACTATAAAAGTGACTTCCGAAAAGGAAGCAGCACAAGGAAACACAATGccaaaggaaaatgaagcttCAGAGAGTGGAGATCCCTTAGACGAGGATGATGTGGACACAGTGGCGGACGACCAGCCAAAGTTCGTAGAGTGGTGTGCCGAGGAGGAGAACCAAGAGCTCATCGCCAACTTCAACGCCCAGTACATGAAAGTTCAGAAGGGCTGGATCCAGCTGGAGAAGGAAGCCCAGCCAACACCAAGAGCAAGGAACAAGTCAGATAAGCTGAAGGAAATTTGGAAAAGCAAGAAAAGGTCACGGAAGTGTCGGGGTTCCCTGGAGGTTCAAAAGTTTTCTCCTGTTCAGATGCTGTTTATGACAAACTTTAAATTATCTAACGTTTGCAAGTGGTTCTTAGAGACAACTGAAACCCGGTCTCTGGTAATTGTGAAGAAGCTCAATACTCGTCTTCCAGGAGACATCCCACCTGTCAAGCATCCTCTTCAGAAGTACTCTCCTTCCAGCCTGTACCCCAGTTCACTGCAGGCTGAACGCTTGAAGAAACACTTGAAGAAATTTCCCGGAGCTACTCCTGCTAGGAACAATTGGAAAACACAGAAGCTCTGGGCTAAATTTCGAGAGGATCCTGACCAAGTGGAGCCAGAGGATGACAGTGACGTTAGCCTCAGCCCCAATCCTGAAGACAGCATAGAGGAGGTCAAGGAAGGTCGAAATAGCCATCCTCCCACAAACTCGCCTACCCCTGCCAGTACCCGGATCCTTAGAAAATACTCCAACATTCGAGGAAAGCTCAGAGCCCAGCAGCGTTTGATCAAGAACGAGAAAGCGGAAAGCCCATTTGGTCCGGCTGTGGAAAGTAAACAGAGCTGTAAGAGTGTCTGCATCAACCCTCTGATGTCCCCCAAGCTTGCCCTGCAAGTAGGTGCAGATGGGTTTCCTGTTAAGCCCAAGAGTACCGATGgaatgaagggaaggaaagggaagcagaCGTCTGAAATCTCGCCGAAAGCAGAAGTTCAGAATAAACGCAAGAGGACAGAAGGCGGCAGCACTCAGGACAGGAAGGACAAGGGAGCTGCGATGAAGGCCAGCAAAGAAAAGCACGTTGATGGATCCACCAGAACCCCCGCTGCCAAGAAGCCAGCTGCAAGGGACAGAGTCAGCCAACTGCCCAAAAAGACGactttgaaagagaagaaagggaagatcCCTAAAAAGTCACCTGGGAAGAGCTGCCCTCcctccaggaaagaaaaagagaatacaaaCAAAAGACCTACCCAGCCCTCCCCCTCGGAGATGGTGACAAAACCTGCAAAGCAAAAAGGGGCAGGTGAGTCCTCTTCAAGGCCACAGAAAGCCACAAATAGGAAGCAGAGCAGTGGAAAGACTCGGGCCAGACCCTCGACGAAAACCCCAGAGAACAGTGCAGCCCAGAGAAAGCGAAAGCTGAAGGCAAAGCTGGACTCTTCCCACAGCAAACGGAGGCGGATGGATACAAAGTGA